A genome region from Ammoniphilus oxalaticus includes the following:
- a CDS encoding type IV secretory system conjugative DNA transfer family protein: protein MAYKQIETHPQNGVIMGTNSTNQESCIISDSEFNQHALVLGTTGSGKTVTIMNIAESAISRRLPFIYVDGKGDLDLAKKIERLATQHDRPFYLFSMVGPSMKYNPLATGGFTELKDKLMSLGDWTEEHDKNLAEHYLQTVFKVFELSGIKPTLTKIGEYLDPDDLVILSRSIADYDERGKVMDSLNKSKIGQPLGLAARIATITESEIGHLFDIDKDDPDDEVIDLDRAARENAVVFFSLQPLAFPEYANQIGKLIITDLKGMAAQQFTRETDQKIYTIFDEFSIFAGDQIVNLINQGRSAGIHAILSSQSISDIDKVGGTSLIGQVLSNCNVYIIQRQNSPSDAETLAEVIGKKDELQVTAHLSKQGETERGSIRSTKEFIYHPDTLKRLEQGEAVVVKKQNFSVQKIMVRYQEGF, encoded by the coding sequence ACAGGAAGCGGTAAAACCGTGACAATTATGAATATAGCAGAAAGCGCGATTTCTCGGAGGCTTCCCTTCATTTACGTGGACGGAAAGGGAGACTTAGACCTAGCAAAAAAGATCGAGCGGTTAGCGACTCAACATGATCGACCTTTCTACTTATTCAGCATGGTCGGTCCATCTATGAAATATAATCCACTGGCTACTGGTGGATTTACTGAGCTAAAAGATAAGTTAATGAGCTTAGGCGATTGGACTGAAGAACATGATAAAAATCTCGCTGAACATTATTTGCAAACCGTTTTTAAGGTCTTTGAACTGTCAGGAATTAAACCGACGTTAACAAAAATAGGGGAATATCTTGATCCAGACGACCTAGTGATTCTTTCCCGTAGCATTGCAGATTATGACGAACGTGGTAAGGTCATGGATAGCCTAAACAAGTCTAAAATTGGACAACCTTTAGGACTAGCCGCGCGGATCGCCACGATTACGGAAAGTGAAATTGGTCACTTATTTGATATTGATAAGGATGATCCGGATGATGAAGTGATCGATCTAGATAGAGCCGCGCGGGAAAATGCCGTTGTATTCTTTAGTCTGCAGCCATTAGCGTTCCCCGAATACGCCAACCAAATCGGAAAGTTGATTATAACCGATTTAAAAGGCATGGCGGCGCAACAGTTCACTAGGGAGACAGATCAAAAGATATATACCATCTTTGATGAATTCAGCATCTTCGCGGGAGATCAGATTGTTAACCTGATTAACCAAGGACGGAGCGCGGGAATCCATGCTATTCTATCCTCACAAAGCATTAGCGATATCGACAAGGTTGGAGGGACTTCTTTAATTGGACAAGTCCTTTCAAACTGCAACGTGTACATTATCCAACGGCAAAACAGCCCATCGGATGCGGAAACGCTAGCGGAGGTTATTGGCAAAAAAGACGAACTCCAGGTAACAGCGCATTTATCAAAGCAAGGTGAAACCGAGCGCGGAAGTATCCGATCAACCAAAGAGTTTATTTATCACCCCGATACGTTAAAGAGACTCGAACAAGGGGAAGCGGTCGTTGTTAAAAAACAGAACTTTTCGGTTCAAAAGATAATGGTACGCTATCAGGAAGGATTTTAG
- a CDS encoding SCO family protein: protein MRYVLLFMACLFTVACGNQQPQLEDSLNWPVQEFTAVNEQGEEIGLEQLQGKLWIADFIFTNCATVCLPMTAQKTVLQQELKDQGLDVTLISFSVDPKRDTPEVLQEYAEQFDADLSNWHFLTGYTEDEIKRISEKDFKSSLIFETGTDQVTHGTYFFLVDQSGVIVQKYSGMHDSSAEIIADVKQLTR from the coding sequence GTGAGATATGTACTTCTTTTCATGGCATGCCTGTTTACGGTTGCATGCGGCAATCAACAACCGCAGCTTGAAGATTCGCTTAATTGGCCTGTGCAAGAATTCACAGCGGTGAATGAACAGGGCGAAGAAATCGGTTTGGAACAGTTGCAGGGAAAATTGTGGATTGCCGATTTTATTTTTACGAATTGCGCGACGGTTTGTTTACCGATGACCGCGCAAAAGACGGTGTTACAACAGGAGTTAAAAGATCAAGGGCTTGATGTAACACTTATTTCGTTTAGTGTGGACCCGAAGCGCGACACTCCCGAAGTATTGCAAGAATATGCGGAACAATTTGACGCTGATCTTTCTAATTGGCACTTCCTTACAGGTTACACAGAAGATGAGATCAAACGAATATCAGAAAAGGATTTTAAATCTTCGCTCATATTTGAAACAGGAACAGATCAAGTGACGCATGGAACGTATTTTTTTCTAGTGGATCAATCGGGTGTTATTGTTCAAAAGTATTCAGGTATGCATGATTCTTCTGCAGAGATTATTGCTGACGTTAAACAATTAACGCGTTAA
- a CDS encoding glycerol-3-phosphate dehydrogenase/oxidase, whose product MTRSFSTLNRTSIVKGIAGNSVDLLIIGGGITGAGIALDAAARGMKTVLFEMQDFSAGTSSRSTKLAHGGLRYLQQWELKLVAETGRERAVVYENGPHVTRPEWMLTPIYKGAAIGKRSVAIGLKLYDFLAGVKRAERRKMLSKEEVLKFVPFLKSSDLLGAGFYVEYRTDDARLTIETLKESTRQGATALNYSKVERLLYEAGKVNGVEVKDQVSGEWYQVFAKKVVNATGPWVDEVRKLDHDDGREKTLRLTKGIHLVIDQATFPLRQAVYFESLDGRMMFAIPRDGKTYVGTTDTDYDDDLIQPRMTIADRDYVLDAIQNQFPGLSIKVEDVESSWAGLRPLIQEEGKAPSEVSRKDEVWQSRSGLISIAGGKLTGYRKMAERVVDKVVQDLQKKRERTYSKCRSRRLPISGGDVGGSAGFDDYIQNKVKQGTAFGFTAIQAERLVRRYGSNVDDLFKLASEYRAKIDIPLDWFVEVLYGIRYEMVVTPTDFFIRRTGALSFQIETVSRWKFAVIRIMADQLGWTADQKLKYLVDLDKRLHEAVEPLDETL is encoded by the coding sequence GTGACGCGTTCATTTTCCACTTTAAATCGGACTTCTATTGTTAAGGGGATAGCGGGGAATTCAGTTGATTTGTTAATTATTGGCGGCGGAATTACGGGAGCGGGCATTGCCTTAGATGCGGCTGCGAGAGGGATGAAAACGGTCCTGTTTGAAATGCAAGACTTTTCCGCGGGAACCTCCAGTCGTTCCACCAAACTGGCGCACGGGGGTCTCCGTTATCTACAACAATGGGAATTGAAATTGGTCGCGGAAACGGGCAGAGAGCGGGCTGTCGTCTATGAAAATGGGCCACACGTGACACGACCAGAGTGGATGTTAACTCCAATTTATAAAGGGGCTGCCATTGGAAAGCGAAGCGTGGCGATCGGGCTAAAATTATATGATTTTTTGGCAGGTGTAAAGCGAGCGGAACGACGAAAAATGTTATCGAAGGAAGAAGTGTTGAAGTTCGTCCCTTTTCTTAAATCATCAGATTTGTTGGGAGCTGGTTTTTATGTGGAATACCGTACGGACGACGCCCGATTGACAATCGAGACGCTTAAAGAATCGACGCGCCAAGGGGCAACAGCGCTCAACTATAGTAAAGTGGAACGTTTACTTTATGAGGCGGGAAAAGTGAATGGCGTGGAAGTAAAGGATCAGGTGAGCGGCGAGTGGTATCAAGTATTTGCCAAAAAGGTAGTCAATGCGACGGGTCCATGGGTGGATGAAGTGCGGAAACTTGATCATGATGATGGACGAGAAAAGACGTTGCGTTTGACCAAAGGCATTCATCTGGTGATTGACCAAGCGACATTCCCCCTCAGACAGGCTGTTTATTTTGAATCGTTAGATGGTAGGATGATGTTTGCGATTCCACGGGACGGAAAAACATACGTTGGAACAACAGACACCGATTATGATGACGATCTGATCCAGCCGCGGATGACGATAGCTGACCGTGATTATGTGTTAGACGCTATTCAAAATCAATTTCCTGGGCTATCAATCAAAGTAGAGGATGTAGAATCGAGTTGGGCGGGATTGAGGCCGTTAATTCAGGAGGAGGGAAAGGCTCCTTCTGAAGTTTCAAGAAAAGATGAAGTCTGGCAATCGCGATCGGGATTAATTAGCATTGCGGGAGGCAAGTTGACGGGTTACCGTAAGATGGCGGAGCGGGTCGTTGATAAAGTTGTTCAGGATTTGCAGAAAAAAAGGGAGCGTACGTATTCAAAGTGTCGTTCCAGGCGGCTACCTATTTCGGGTGGAGATGTAGGCGGTTCAGCGGGTTTTGATGACTATATTCAAAATAAGGTGAAACAAGGAACGGCATTTGGTTTCACCGCTATACAGGCGGAGCGACTCGTTCGGCGCTATGGGTCGAATGTAGATGATTTATTTAAACTCGCATCGGAATACAGAGCAAAAATAGACATCCCGCTAGACTGGTTTGTCGAGGTTTTATACGGAATTCGGTATGAAATGGTCGTTACACCAACGGATTTTTTTATAAGAAGAACAGGCGCCTTATCATTCCAAATTGAAACGGTTAGCCGTTGGAAATTTGCCGTTATTCGAATCATGGCAGATCAACTGGGCTGGACGGCAGACCAAAAATTGAAATATTTAGTTGACCTCGATAAGCGGCTCCATGAAGCTGTTGAACCCTTGGATGAGACTTTATAA
- a CDS encoding sulfite exporter TauE/SafE family protein, translated as MSIGIMLMGLFVGFLVGLTGVGGAALLTPILILIGVNPTIAVGTDLVYNSITKFFGTLQHWRQKTVNFTLVKYFAIGSVPSSIVAVSLLYLSDTFYRNQEVIVKHALGYILIAVALSSLFRTIFDSNFKENRWQLRTIQQKKGLTITMGVCLGFIVGLTSVGSGSLVAIALLYFFRLKSSELVGTDIAHAFFLVTAAGFMHASFGSVNFPLVFNLLIGSIPGVIVGSSLSAKIPTKPLRAVVCVVILLSGIKMI; from the coding sequence ATGAGTATAGGAATTATGCTAATGGGGTTATTTGTCGGTTTCCTGGTGGGTCTAACAGGGGTCGGAGGCGCGGCTTTATTAACCCCCATCCTTATCTTAATCGGAGTTAACCCTACGATAGCGGTTGGCACGGATCTCGTTTACAATTCCATCACAAAATTTTTCGGAACCCTTCAACATTGGCGTCAAAAGACTGTCAATTTCACCCTCGTAAAATACTTTGCAATCGGCAGTGTGCCAAGTTCTATCGTAGCGGTTAGTCTGCTCTATTTATCAGATACGTTTTATCGAAATCAAGAGGTCATTGTAAAACATGCTTTGGGGTACATTTTAATTGCTGTTGCGCTGTCTAGTCTTTTTCGAACCATTTTTGATTCGAATTTCAAAGAAAATCGGTGGCAATTACGAACAATCCAGCAGAAAAAAGGACTCACCATTACAATGGGAGTCTGCCTGGGCTTCATTGTTGGGCTCACATCTGTTGGATCTGGTTCCCTCGTTGCCATCGCCTTACTCTACTTTTTTCGACTGAAGTCTTCAGAATTAGTTGGCACCGATATTGCCCATGCCTTCTTTCTCGTTACCGCAGCAGGGTTTATGCATGCCAGCTTTGGAAGCGTAAATTTCCCGCTCGTCTTCAATCTCCTGATCGGCTCAATCCCCGGTGTCATTGTTGGCAGTTCTCTTTCCGCAAAAATACCAACAAAGCCATTGCGAGCAGTCGTCTGCGTCGTCATCTTACTTAGTGGAATAAAGATGATTTAA
- a CDS encoding DedA family protein, producing MDAIIKTILDTLADLGYWGIAIGLMIEVIPSEIVLAYGGYLISIGKIGFPGALIAGIIGGTLAQIFLYWIGYYGGRPFLQKYGRYLLINQKHLDISERWFERHGTGIVFTARFIPVIRHAISIPAGIAKMSLLRFTVLTVLAMIPWSILFLYLGMQLGNNWADIKTSAQPFIGKIMLGAIAAALLYAILQIRKKRRTY from the coding sequence ATGGATGCAATTATAAAAACAATATTGGATACGCTCGCAGATCTAGGTTATTGGGGAATCGCAATAGGTTTAATGATTGAGGTCATTCCGAGCGAGATCGTATTAGCCTATGGAGGCTACCTTATTTCTATTGGAAAAATTGGATTTCCAGGGGCGCTCATTGCCGGAATTATCGGCGGGACATTGGCCCAAATTTTTTTATACTGGATTGGGTACTATGGGGGAAGACCTTTTCTTCAAAAATACGGTCGTTATTTATTGATTAACCAAAAGCATTTGGACATATCCGAGAGGTGGTTTGAGCGCCACGGGACGGGTATTGTTTTTACCGCGCGCTTTATTCCAGTTATTCGGCACGCGATTTCAATTCCAGCGGGCATTGCCAAGATGAGTTTACTACGCTTTACTGTTTTAACGGTGCTAGCTATGATTCCCTGGTCCATTTTATTTCTTTATTTAGGGATGCAATTAGGAAACAATTGGGCGGATATAAAAACTTCTGCTCAGCCATTTATCGGAAAAATCATGTTAGGCGCGATAGCGGCGGCTCTTCTCTATGCTATCTTACAAATTAGGAAAAAAAGAAGAACCTATTGA